A region from the Salvia splendens isolate huo1 chromosome 15, SspV2, whole genome shotgun sequence genome encodes:
- the LOC121766926 gene encoding protein PHYTOCHROME KINASE SUBSTRATE 2-like gives MLMPVQSVALSHSKIIKNSTSRAASFAPDRLSLAKNTRQEKEIDVFDAWNYFNEGLRHTPKICTKSLPNHHHPQNLKKEVVQTAVKEHPPLEPEKPSKKSLLATIGWNCSCLTMSGRSKPGNKSRRAQFGSPIPIKGNNCFNAATNLAMLTWDEDFKIPSTSSETHNDTDSDASSDLFEIESFYIDNPFEPTTCYDAPSIEWSVVTASAADFSDSDEASSTILMPCIRKSGLNAKTASFREMPKIRPSFLSGCKSQKAVGVVGDAQTRRRPVTPMITAS, from the coding sequence ATGTTGATGCCAGTGCAATCTGTGGCTCTGTCTCActccaaaatcataaaaaacaGCACTAGTAGGGCAGCCTCATTCGCCCCCGATCGCCTTTCACTTGCCAAGAACACACGGCAAGAGAAAGAAATCGACGTATTCGATGCATGGAACTACTTCAACGAAGGGCTGAGGCACACTCCCAAAATCTGCACCAAGAGTTTGCCCAATCACCATCACCCTCAGAACCTCAAGAAAGAAGTTGTCCAAACTGCAGTCAAGGAACATCCGCCACTCGAACCCGAGAAGCCAAGCAAGAAGAGCTTGCTTGCTACCATTGGCTGGAACTGCTCCTGCTTGACCATGAGTGGAAGATCAAAACCAGGAAACAAAAGCAGGAGAGCCCAATTTGGCTCCCCAATCCCCATAAAAGGGAACAACTGCTTCAACGCGGCCACAAACCTAGCCATGCTCACTTGGGATGAGGACTTCAAAATCCCTTCAACTTCAAGCGAAACGCACAACGACACTGACAGCGATGCAAGCTCAGATTTGTTCGAAATCGAGAGCTTCTACATCGACAACCCTTTTGAACCCACAACATGCTATGATGCTCCGAGCATAGAGTGGAGCGTTGTCACTGCCAGCGCTGCAGATTTCTCAGACTCAGACGAAGCATCCTCCACCATCCTGATGCCGTGTATAAGGAAATCCGGCTTGAACGCGAAAACTGCTTCCTTCAGAGAAATGCCAAAGATTCGGCCGAGTTTTCTCTCAGGCTGCAAGAGTCAGAAAGCTGTTGGAGTTGTGGGAGATGCACAGACGAGAAGACGGCCCGTCACGCCCATGATAACAGCAAGCTGA
- the LOC121767267 gene encoding cullin-3A-like → MSSGPKKRNFQIEAFKHKVVVDPKYAEKTWKVLEDAIKEIYNHNASGLSFEELYRNAYNMVLHKFGEKLYSGLVSTMTLHLQSMSKSIEDAQGASFLDELNAKWNDHNKALQMIRDILMYMDRTFIPSTHKTPVHELGLNLWRDYVIHSSKIQSRLLNTILELIQRERTGEVINRGLMRNIIKMLMDLGPSVYQEDFEKPFLNVSADYYRAESQEYIECCDCADYLKKAERRLNEEIDRVSHYLDTKTEPKITNVVEKEMIANHMLRLIHMENSGLVKMLLDDKSEDLARMYNLFRRVSDGLSTIRDVMTSHIRDTGKQLVTDPEKSKNPVEFVETLLEKRDKYDKIISSAFSNDKTFQNALSSSFEYFINLNPRSPEYISLFVDDKLRKGLKGVKDEDVELILDKVMILFRYLQEKDVFEKYYKQHLAKRLLSGKTVSDDAERSLIVKLKTECGYQFTSKLEGMFTDMKTSQDTMQGFYAACGAELGNGPTLVVQVLTTGSWPTQSTNTCNLPAELSTLCEKFRSYYLGTHTGRRLTWQTNMGTADLRATFGNVHKYELNVSTYQMCVLVLFNNTEHLSYKEIEQATEIPSSDLKRCLQSLACVKGKNVLRKEPMSKDIREDDAFSINDNFTSKLRKVKIGTVVAQKESEPEKQETRQRVEEDRKPQIEAAIVRIMKSRRVLDHNNIIAEVTKQLHSRFLANPGEIKKRIESLIERDFLERDNADRRLYRYLA, encoded by the exons ATGAGCAGCGGGCCGAAGAAGAGGAATTTTCAGATTGAAGCTTTCAAGCACAAAGTGGTGGTGGATCCCAAGTATGCCGAAAAGACTTGGAAGGTTTTAGAGGATGCTATTAAAGAGATTTACAATCATAACGCTAGCGGGCTTAGTTTTGAAGAACTATACAG AAATGCTTACAATATGGTATTACATAAATTTGGGGAGAAGCTTTATTCTGGACTTGTGTCAACAATGACACTCCATCTTCAGTCAATGTCCAAATCTATAGAAGATGCCCAAGGTGCTTCGTTCCTGGATGAACTTAATGCCAAATGGAACGATCACAATAAAGCATTGCAAATGATTCGTGACATACTAATGTATATGGACAGGACATTCATCCCAAGCACCCATAAGACCCCTGTTCATGAGCTCGGGCTAAACCTCTGGAGGGACTATGTCATTCACTCTAGTAAAATCCAGTCAAGGCTTTTAAACACCATTCTTGAACTGATACAGAGGGAACGCACAGGTGAAGTCATCAACAGAGGGCTTATGAGAAACATTATTAAAATGCTAATGGATTTGGGACCTTCAGTCTACCAAGAAGATTTTGAGAAACCATTTCTTAACGTTTCTGCTGATTACTATCGGGCAGAATCTCAGGAATATATTGAGTGTTGTGATTGTGCGGACTACCTGAAGAAAGCTGAAAGGCGTTTAAATGAAGAGATTGACAGGGTATCACATTACTTAGACACAAAGACTGAACCTAAGATAACCAATGTTGTAGAAAAGGAGATGATAGCCAACCATATGCTTAGATTGATTCATATGGAGAACTCAGGGCTGGTAAAGATGCTTCTGGATGATAAATCTGAAGACTTGGCAAGGATGTACAACTTATTCCGTCGGGTTTCAGACGGCCTCTCCACAATTAGGGATGTTATGACGTCCCACATCAGAGATACAGGCAAACAGCTTGTTACTGATCCAGAGAAATCGAAGAATCCAGTGGAGTTTGTTGAGACACTCCTTGAGAAAAGGGATAAGTATGATAAAATCATAAGCTCGGCATTCAGCAATGACAAGACATTCCAGAATGCCTTGAGTTCTTCATTTGAGTATTTCATCAATTTAAATCCTCGTTCTCCGGAGTACATATCTTTGTTTGTGGATGATAAGCTACGCAAAGGGCTGAAGGGAGTGAAAGACGAGGATGTTGAGCTTATTCTTGATAAGGTAATGATATTGTTCCGTTACCTTCAGGAGAAAGATGTTTTTGAGAAATACTACAAACAGCACTTGGCAAAGAGGCTCCTGTCCGGAAAAACAGTATCGGATGATGCAGAAAGAAGTCTCATTGTCAAACTTAAGACTGAATGTGGGTATCAGTTTACATCAAAATTGGAAGGGATGTTTACAGATATGAAGACGTCTCAGGACACTATGCAAGGGTTTTATGCTGCCTGCGGTGCTGAGCTGGGGAATGGCCCGACATTAGTCGTCCAAGTTTTGACTACTGGGTCGTGGCCTACTCAATCCACCAACACTTGCAACCTTCCAGCTGAGCTGTCAACTCTCTGCGAGAAGTTTCGGTCATATTACCTGGGGACTCATACAGGTAGGAGATTGACCTGGCAGACAAATATGGGAACAGCTGATCTGAGAGCAACCTTTGGGAATGTACACAAGTATGAGTTGAATGTTTCGACTTATCAAATGTGTGTTTTAGTGCTGTTCAACAATACCGAACATCTTAGCTACAAGGAGATTGAGCAGGCCACAGAGATTCCATCTTCTGACTTGAAACGGTGCCTGCAGTCCTTAGCTTGCGTAAAAGGGAAAAATGTGCTTCGTAAAGAGCCCATGAGCAAGGATATCAGAGAGGATGATGCATTTTCTATTAATGACAATTTCACAAGCAAACTTCGAAAGGTTAAAATAGGAACTGTGGTTGCACAAAAAGAATCTGAGCCGGAGAAGCAAGAGACAAGGCAGAGGGTGGAGGAAGATAGGAAGCCCCAGATTGAGGCTGCAATAGTCAGAATCATGAAATCGAGGAGGGTACTCGATCATAATAATATCATTGCTGAGGTGACAAAACAATTGCACTCACGGTTCCTGGCCAACCCCGGGGAGATCAAGAAACGAATTGAATCCCTTATAGAGCGAGATTTCTTGGAAAGGGATAATGCAGATAGACGATTATACCGGTATCTTGCGTGA